TGCTCCTGATATTGTAATGATCAAACTTAGGATCATTATAGTCAACTGCCTTGATCTCAACAGGTTTCGGCTCAGCAGCTCCATAAACCACCTCTCCACTTCTATCACGGTGACGGTGCCTGCTTCTTTCTTTCTGGGTCTTAGAAGTACTGAATTGTCCGTAAGGTGGTGGTGCCTCGCCAGATCCATAGAAGTCGGTGAAATCTTGTCTCTTTGAAGATCGATACTTCCCTGTTGATGAAGCTTCCTTGGGGTTTGCTGATTTACTCTTCTGAAGCTTGTGTTGTATGCAACTGTTGCCACTAGAATTTGGAGCAAGGGAATGTCGTGCTTCAATAACAGGAGCTGAGTTTCGATGCTTCTGCACCGATGGAGGTACAGGTTTCTTATCCTCAGGCATGACAAGAGAGTCTTTCATTGGAGTAAGTGTTTTGCTCGATATACCAAGTCTGAAATTGGACGGCACTATGTAAAGAAAGACACTACCCAGAGCCTCAGCAGCTAATTTTGATATATCAACAAAAAGTCTCCCGAATGATGCCCATCCGGCATCTGGATCCTCTTTTAAGCTCTTGACGAAGAGATTTGGTTTCTCAATGGTGGCTTTTTGTTGAATCTTAGTTTCTGATGGTTGAATCTGCATAAGACCCATCAAACGTTGTGCAGCAACAAATATTCAGTGGGGGTAGAGTCAAGTACTAACGGTTAGgttacaaaattaaaaaaattgcatCCTCGcttttacaaagtaaagatatgTAGAAGTCTAATATATAAACATTATAACACAGCGACTTgataaagaaaaaatgaaacacatgaAATGACAGCACACTTAGCACTGCAGCTTATCCGAGAATGAACAAAACCTTTGAACTAAGGAATTCAGCTGAAAAAGATAACCATAACCAGAATAGCGGACTGGTCATATATTGCTTATCGACTCTTTCAGCTTTGCTGTAGCTGTATAAATCCTAGGCCTGGAAAGACTCACTTGTGTATATCAGATTATGAAACTATCACCCTATAAATCGAAGAACATAGTAACAGAATACCATCCCTAGCCTCGTcctcataaaaaaaaatgtttaataCGCCTACCATAAGAAGGTAAAGGAAAGTAGGAAACTAGAACTTTCCGGTGTTGGCCAAAAACTCATATGAGCAGTATTCTCAAATGGCTTGGAGTGAAACTTACCACCCATGAGAAGAAGGAAGCTCCATATCCCTGTTGAACTAAGCATGTAGCATATCCCACCAAAATTGCACCAATAACCATCACAATGTCTGACAGCAAAAATAAAAGTCGATATTGATAAGCACATTAGAAAGAGATCAGCTGATATGAAAGCACCGGCAAAATTTAGGTATCAGGCTGTCGTGCAAATTATCGAAGGATACCCTACTTTTCCCACTTCACATCTCAGTATGTAATAACTCTCCTCTCCAGATGAGTAGTTGTGCGAGTTTAGCTAGTCGTCGTATTCACATGTTTGATCTATTTCTTTAACTTCTATTTTGAACTCACCATTCTTTCCTATTCATTTTAAGGTAGTTTTCATTTATCTATGTGAGGTTCCAGTGGAGGATGAAGAGAAACAATGTCTCTATGTCATTCGGAGAAGTCTAGTCAACTTTATTTTTTTTCGACATTACATTTTTCATCTGTACAAGATTCGATGAACATTCTAGGTTATGACAATATACTGCTACTTATCTAATCAAATGAAAACATAAAACGCGCAACGTTACTGTTCTGAAAGTTGAAGTTGTCAAGAGATAGGAGACGAGGACAATGACAGTTATGGTTTTGACCAAGTTGAGGGCTTCGAAACAATGAGACAAACTAGAAAATGGTAGTgcagtgagttttttttttttttactcagtcaataaaattcattaaaaagcaaaaatatgtacaaagCTTAGTCCATACCAATCTAGCTAGCCAGAAAGGCAATCTAAACTACCACAGCCTATTTGAAACGATAATAAACTTTGCCAGGCCATTCCACAGCCGGAATGAAagctggcctaccctcataaattTTATAAATATCCTCAGCCAAaaaacatgcttgtttggccaAGGTATCTGCAGCAAAATTAGCCTCTCCATATTTGAGTCAGCTCCCACGGTAACTCACCTTTTTGTAAAGCTTGAATGCAACTCATTGAGTCTGAGTAGTGCAGTGAGCTCGTGAGCTAAAATTGGGGATGTATGGTTTGACAGTATATGCAGGACAGCATAGGGTTTTGTGTAGCCTACCATGAGATTCGGTTTTCCATAATATGGTTAAGATGAAAATCTTGCATCATTGACACAAGTACTAGGATTTGAACACAGAATCTAAAGGAATAAGAGGATATTTATAGCAATACTACAACCTTTTATGGCATAATAATTGATAGGACATCTATCGAAAGAAACACCCACACAGACAGCACATCAAGAGCTTGCAGAGTGCTTCTCTAGAAGATTAAGTAagcaaataataaaaagaaatggAATAGCACCTGCAGTAGAAATTGAGCTATCCTGTGCATCACAATCCTCTTGGTTCAGAGAAATTTGCCTAAGTGCAGCATTTCCTCTATCAACTACTAACAAAGAACAAGTACGTGCAACATAGACAACATCAAAATCACTCGAAAATTTTGCATGATCACCGGGTCCATCCCTATACCCTGCTGTGTTAGATTTCCCTCCAGCAATTGTTGTCACACCtgcaaatatttttgtatatCAATTACAAAGATCCAAACCTAACTTTAAACAATATCTATTTCCCAAACTGAAAATATATGCTCCAGTAAGAAATTTAGTTTTGCTCACCAGATTCTCCTATCTTTCTAATAGCTAGATTTGGGGTGTCTGCAACATACACATTTCCTTTATCATCCATAGCGACACCCTTGGGGTGATCAAAACGAGCATCAGTTGGTTTCCCATCTACATGGCCTGTGTAACCTTGAAAAGAACCAGCAACCAACCTTGCCCTGCTATCTGCAAAATCACCTCACAAAAAGTGAAATCAGTATTACAGCACACTTCAACTAATCACCGTGACAACCTTATCATCCTATTCAAGCTAAGAAGCAGAAGTAAGTTCTAGTCCTTTTGACGCAGAAAGAGACCAAGCTAATTGCATTTTAAGAAAGAAGTAAATAACTGCAATAAAGAAACCAAAACTTCAATAAAAGCACGCGTACATTGTGATAATGGTGGAGTGATCCGAACGATGTTACTATTCACGGTATCAACAGCAAAGAGTTCACCATCTTGGGATACTCTGATGGAATAAGGAACAACCCCAAGCTCATTTCCCTCAACAACAGTTTCTACCAAATACCCATTCTCAAACTGAACAATATTCCCTTCTGTATATATAACAAAAAAATCAATGATCAATATACCTTCAATATCATGAAATTATCAACAAATATCTGAGTATAAACTAGAAAAACAAATGTAATATTATTATATTAAATTGCCTGTTTGGGGAGTTTTTGGAGAAGATCTAGTCCATTTCAGAAAGTGTGATATGTGTTTCGCTATGGGTCCTGTAGAAATAACAATAACATGTAAGAAACCCATCAAGAAAACTAGatcaaaaaagcaagaaaatcAAACTTGGGGTTTACCAGCAGAAGCAGCTTCAGCTTGAAAAAGAGTAAGAATGGGTACTAATAGTATGAGAAATATGTGACTATTTCTCATGATTTTCTTTAATCTAAGAGAACTTGGTAGCTGAATTTCTAAGAAAATTAATTGGGTATTATTCTGCTACTACTATTACTATCTGAATATTTTCATCTGAAATATGATAaatactttctgttttctttgatTGAATTAGTAGGGGCAACTGAGAGTACTTCGGTACTGGATTTTTATAATGGATTTGTTTGTTTGCTTTGCTGTCatgaaacaagaagaaaaaaaagtgtttTTCTTTTCGAGAAAGGCAATTGGAGGAAAATACTTTCTGTGTAAATCTTTTACACGCTGCTAGAGAAGAAGGTTTTTGTACTTAACTGACTGAGCGAGTAGACCGAACAAGAGTCAATGAGTCGCCTCTATCTAGTCGCCTCTTTAAATCTTTTAAAGGGGAAGCTTCTGAAATAACTTGGAAGGGAACACACCCGCTCGTTAGTTGCATTATTTCTTCTTGCTAGTTTAAAGCATCCGTCTCCTTGTTACATTTACTGTTTACATACACAAACCGGGGGTTCGTTACAGTTATTAACGAGAAAAAACTGTCCAATGCAAAGAAAATGGAGCTTCATTGATGGCATCGACTAGAATAAAATCATCGGAAAATGGTGGGTCATTTCCTGAAAGTGACGGGTCATTTTCTGAATGTGAATCTAACCGTTGATTTgatcatctaacggtaaagaagccGCTTTCGCGGGAAGCCATCCCGCAAAATCGTGTGGGATAGCATTTGTCTATAACTTTTTCCAGTTGTATTTGAGTATTCCATTAAACGGCTAAATACAAAGCTTGAGCTTCTGCGTGTCTGCGTCAATTATTGAATCTGTTATATGTTGTGCAGCACCTTGTTGCTCTAAATTGTCGATTTGTGTTTTATACCAAATGATTATGCACTCTGCAATGTTAAAATTGTTAGACACATAAGCATTTACAAACATTAAATCATATTCTACATTACTATTCAACATCTCGGATGTTAATGTAAATGATGGTTTTGATGACGCTGTGGCAATCGATGTCTTTTTGATACGTACGGTCTatataccttggtgactattattatagaggtggaattcagaataataatagacataAACTTAGAAAACAGGACACAAAgaagtaattcgaagaaatatatcttttctagattatgaacaagaaaactattacaattctctctttgttacgctcataaTCTCTCTTaatagtggatcaaccttaaattgTTTGATAAGCTTGCTTTTGACAATAACACAAGTATCTGTCTACAAACTTTCTCTAGGTCTGTGTGTTACACCtccttttctaggtgtcaaatcACACTTGATgtccttagctatgagctaaacatatctatttatagcttttggtttggtttctcaaaccttctagatatctatttccttatctaggaataattcattTTCTACGAATATTTCCCTTTCTAGGAATATCACCTTTTTGTAAGAATGGTTCCTTGTCtaggaatatttccttatctaggaataattttGTATCTCAGAATATTTTCTTATCTAGGTTACTGCCTTAAATCAGTATTCCCTCTTAAAGTACAATTATATCCTGAATCTAATTTGAGGATTACTAAGTTCCTAAAGAAGAAAGATATACATGTATCATGGCCCCcctttaagaacttgaactcctgtgaaagttagaACTCGGGGTTAAGGAACTCGAGAGTTCTTTTCACCCCACTGGACCATTTTTCTAGCTAGGAATTTGACTTCGACTTCCAATTAGAAAAGTGTCAATATCTTCTTgtcttgtcttagtcactcttcgctccgtAATGCAATCCTCTTCGAGTGGTTCTTCCctatcaaaccacaagtcttccaCATGTGGCAAAATCATCTTGTTATCTGCATCATCATCTAGTACTCGCGGCTCAAACATCTTCAACCTTCCTAGGTTGTGTTCTTATTGTTTGGTTAGGGtttccaaacaaactctactcggcttctcatcaagagaacggatcacaaggagaataAAATTTGTACTAACATTCACCAAGCGTTTTTCCTGAGTGGCTGAAATCAAGCTCACTCTCTCAAGAAAAGAGTCTATAGCTCGTATTACAAAAGCTTTCCTATCTTTGGTGAAAGTATACTTTTGGTCCCTCCTATGTATAATCGCATCTTGATCCCAcaagtaaggactaccaagtacTACCTGACAAACATCTAATGGAACCACATCGCATGTAACCTcatcaatgtatgactcatcaaaagcAAACTTGAACGTACACTGATGTGCAACCTGTAGATCACAttccttttgaagccaccctaaaggatagggtttcggatgtttgaaagtcttcaaacccaacttctgtgccaaagaatgtgaaagtaaattcttctgacttctcGGGTCAATAACATCATCTATTAGTGTTTCCTTAACCTGCATTTTAACTGTGAAGAGTCTTTCCCTAGAATCGTCTTTTGTAAGTTCTTTTACGCCTCTTACTATTAGAGAGAGCTTTTGACTAGGCTCAGTTAGTCGTTGGACTTCTTTTTGAGCTTGTGCGACTAGTGTTGCCATCATGGCTTCTCTCTTCTGCAAcctttttggtttttgattaggATACTTCATCCAACACTTGTCGACAACATGTCCTGTTTGTTTGCAATGAGTGCAATCAAACATTCTTTGTCTTTAGACTTCCTATACTCTTTTCtcctttcatctcctttagcGACGAAACCTCCAGACTTCCCCTTGGGGTTTACCTCAACATCATATTTCTTAAGCCTTCCTTCGATgacattagcttttatacttgcttcggagatagtatccaccgaaaacatctACAACTCCTTCTGAATATACTCATAGAACCCGTAGATATACTTCATACTGATAACATAATCTCctaagtctaaatccaaaaccatagcttgattctgaaattccgaagtatattcttgcacaGTTTGGTTGTAGGTTTGCTTCAatttgtaccacttgaaccatatttcctcaaggtagccaacccgGATAAAACTATTTCTTACAACTACCTTGAATATTTTCAACGAAAATGTTCCCTTACCTAcattttgtctttgataagctttccaccaggttagagcatgcttttgtagcttcaatgttGCGAAAGCAATCTTtacctttgaaccatattcaaagaaagaaaaatacgtctctaaACATTCAATCCAATCAttcaatttttctacatcgacactctcatcgtaaagtggaatatcaacacgaaaataaATGTTAAGATTCTTACCATGAAGTTTAATTGAAGTAGAACGTTTAAGAAACTCACCTTCTTTTCCTTCTCCGtcctcttcttcatcatattcttcttcttcctcatcttctgaaaccctagatgaaGACGTAatatttttcttcgtcttcgactTGGGTGTATGAGATCGAATATATTCAGTCAATCTTTAAGGGTTGTTTGAATCGACTTCATTTTTGTTTATATCAcaaccaccttttcttccatagtttttgGTTTCCTTGTTGTCCTAACATCTTgtagcttctcgagtacctcactaAGCTTTTTTCAGAGAGATAtattgaaaaccataaaccacaaggATCTTCCCTAAAAGAAAATAACCTTGCTATATGTAGTGCTCTACACTACAAAGAGAATCAAACTCAACTCACAGGCTCTACTCTGTGAGATTAAACAAACCCTAACTCCATAGAGGAAGAGAGATAACACACAAAAATAATTTCTATTTGATAATCAAAAACACCAACGAGAGTCTCAATACAACTAGGTATCAGAATGACACACGTGCCAGATGCATAACAACTTACAACTAAGGTATCATAATGGCACACGTGC
This is a stretch of genomic DNA from Papaver somniferum cultivar HN1 chromosome 1, ASM357369v1, whole genome shotgun sequence. It encodes these proteins:
- the LOC113310724 gene encoding uncharacterized protein LOC113310724; protein product: MRNSHIFLILLVPILTLFQAEAASAGPIAKHISHFLKWTRSSPKTPQTEGNIVQFENGYLVETVVEGNELGVVPYSIRVSQDGELFAVDTVNSNIVRITPPLSQYSRARLVAGSFQGYTGHVDGKPTDARFDHPKGVAMDDKGNVYVADTPNLAIRKIGESGVTTIAGGKSNTAGYRDGPGDHAKFSSDFDVVYVARTCSLLVVDRGNAALRQISLNQEDCDAQDSSISTADIVMVIGAILVGYATCLVQQGYGASFFSWVIQPSETKIQQKATIEKPNLFVKSLKEDPDAGWASFGRLFVDISKLAAEALGSVFLYIVPSNFRLGISSKTLTPMKDSLVMPEDKKPVPPSVQKHRNSAPVIEARHSLAPNSSGNSCIQHKLQKSKSANPKEASSTGKYRSSKRQDFTDFYGSGEAPPPYGQFSTSKTQKERSRHRHRDRSGEVVYGAAEPKPVEIKAVDYNDPKFDHYNIRSKYGTNDLYNY